The Hippoglossus hippoglossus isolate fHipHip1 chromosome 16, fHipHip1.pri, whole genome shotgun sequence genomic sequence GGGATCTGGACTCGTCACTGGCCAACCTGATTGGAGgtaaacagcagcttttcatccCTGAGCTAAGTCTTTAGAATCATTAATTCATGTCAAGTTAactttctttgatttctttcttctcttcagaCCTCGGAGTAAAGAAAAAGtaagtgtgtttaaatatgtgaaTTCCGTGTATGCATGATGCTTGTGAAGGCTCAAACACATGTTCCTATGTGACAACAgcagtcagatttttttttagacattaaattgttttcttatttaattcCTGGAATTTGAACAAACCTCTCAGGTCTCTCCTGTGTTTAATCTCTTTCAGGGACCCACAGAGTGAGAAGAAGCTGACAGGAGGCGCCAACTGGACGCCACATGTAGCCCCCACAAGCTGGGCTACACCAGCCCCCATGGTAAGAACAATATGGACTCTCCAGCCAAGCGATCAAACTTCATTCTAGAGTAGTTTAAATTCTGCTTGCTGAGTTAAGAACTGTGTCTGCTGCCTCAGACACATATGATGTAGCTGTCAACATATGTTTGAAATGATATCAAGTCCCAAACAAATGTTGTTCattaatgcagaaaagatgcaAACATGATGGGAACATCCAAACTCCCACAAGCTGTGTGAGCTGTGATTAAGGTTTTAAGAACATACCAGTTGTGCTGATGttatgttctgtctacttatatgtttaCACTGGGGAGCAGCGAGAGATGGCATTTTAAAACCACGTCCTGTACAtagcagaattgacaataaagttgactttgactttgacttgacctctgtctgtctcttaagGCTGGGGCCACCCCTGGAGCTCCTGGAGCACCAGGAGCCGGTCCACCTAGTGGAGCCATGGTGCCACCAATGAGTGCACAGCCTTGCTTTACCATGGTGAGACTCATTTCATTCACAGTGAAATCTCTCATGTACAATACTGCATTTCAGTTCCATAATATCTAGATAATCCTAAAGGCTTATGGTGATGAATCTGTTTTGCCTTGACAAATCCCAGTCTACTGTGCTCTCCCTGTCTCACCAGCCTCCAGTAGCAGGGCCTGGAGCTCCCATGATGCAACCCATGATGGGGCAGCCAATGATGGGACAGCCCATGATGAGACCTGCCTTCACAAGTGTGGCCGGAGCTGCACCTGGAGCCGCTGCACCAGGAGCAGTGGTAaccacaaacacgcacacacatacagtacacacacacagaagcctACATTAAATCAGGCCTATTGtttacacacacagtaaagcaGTTATACTTTTCTACATGATGAAAGCATTCATGATGTTGTAAACACATGGATAGCGTGGATATATTTGACATTGATTCATATCTGCTCTCCTTTTCCCTGTTTCTCAGATTTCTCCAGGACCTGCAAGCCAGAGTCCCAAAAAGCCCAAGGACCCTCTGGCAGACCTCGACCTCAAGGACTTCTTATAATGCCCCAGGTGGGATCGAGAGCTGTACATATAGTATTTACAGCACAGGAAGCACAATAACAGATTCTGAGTGACTTCCATTTGTTCACTTTGTGGTTGTCAGTACAGTACATATGTAGCTTCTACATGGCTTATGATAAATTTGATGCAGTCTCCACTGCTATGTCAGACATTTAAGGTTTTTGGTATACTacttacattttaataatctttatttatatattgctCTTCTAGTCATGATGACAACTCAAAGTCTTCTACTGTACaatttttgccattcacccattcacacagtgcatctatgtgcagcaatTTCTCTATGAGAATGGCACAGATATCAGGGGCAATGTTGGGGTTCAGTTTCTTACCCATGACACTTTAGAATGCAGAATTAGGAAGACTAGGATAACTACAGATAAAGAAACTTCTTTCCAATCACTAAGGATGTATTTTAGAAATCTTTTAGACTTTAGAAATCACTTCAATGtaaaattttaaaaatagtcaatattcttttatataaatatgCCTTTAATTGGAGTGGAGCTTTTTCAGCATTAAAAGACTGTAAACTTTGCAAATGTTTGTCACTCCTTCATAGCTGCTCTGCTACTAAGTACAGTACCTGCGAATTGTACCAATGATCTCTATTtccaatttttattttttgtgtgattttaacATTTGAGAAATTTATGCTGAAAGCGCTTTTCTTTAGAATAACAGTGAAGAAGCATGAGCTTCATTCTaacttgtttctttctgttcttacataaaagtaaaataagtcTTGCACCCAGCAAGTGGTTTCTTACCTACACACCATAGCTGTGTAAGGGACTGTTTGGAGTGTACCATTTAGTGATCATTCTGTCATTCTGTATTGTAATCAAGACAAAAATGACAGCACAGCACAGACCTTTCATTAAATTTGTTTCCAGACCCACTAGAACCACTTGACACTTACgttgaaaatattttctgtttcctgtcctccAGCTGCTTTCTTCTGTGGAGCAGGGACCTGGTGTCCGTCAACATCTCAGGATGCCAGCGATGTTCAGCTTCTCAACCTTAGAGCATCTTTTCCTTCACCCCCGCCCATCAACACCCCATCCCTCTCCTGTGTGATGTCGTAGCACAACTGTGAAAGTGAACCATAGCggattatataaataaatatgagagaaaaaaaatacaagcttGTGCTTATGTAGATGTACCAATCTTTTGtttaaacaaaaccacacaaaaccctgaaaaaaaaaaagtccacaaATGTATGTGAGAGGAAGTGTTTAGACTTCTTTCTAGTGTTGAGTTGAATGATGGATGTGCTTTAGTGTCCTAAGCTCCTCCCACCTCCCCATTTTGTCCTCGCCTCCTTCTGAAGGGGGAGGGGCACGTCTTTGTCCCACTCTGACTGGATGGGAGTGGTAAACAAAGCCCCCATAGATTTTCAGAGAAACATGTGGTGTGTTGTTTACAGAAAGGTCCTCTTCGATGTACATAAATTTCTCTGGTGAGGATTCTGTCTCTATTCTGTATGTCTGTGGAAGAGAAACATAAATGTGAATCTGACATGAAGTTGTAAGAAGTTGTGTGAGTATCCTTCTATTTCCCGTTATCATACGAAAGTATttggaaaacaaatatgaatacCGCTCTATGATTAATATTCTGTATATTAAGAAACGACCTCTGCAGGCTTCTGAATCTTACTGGACCAACAAGTGATcctttcagtttgtttctttttttaaacttgtctCTTTTTCGTCTTTCCTGTCTTATTTATATCTTCTGTTTCTTTTAGAATAATCCTCCAGTCTAATGTTGATATTTGCTGGCACTGCTACTAAGATAAAACAAAGTGTTCAACTTGGTTCCAGAGAAAATGATGATTAATTCATGATAAAGATGGAATTAAACTGCCCTTCAATGTAACTGTACAATTGTCGATATAAGTGTCTACCTATGATATTGACACTTCTCATGTGGGTATGTCTTCTGCTTGTGTTTACATTATAACTTTTAAAGAACAAGTCAGTATATGGTTATTTTGTATCTCATAGAATATCCCATTGTCATACCAAACTCTATGTTCAGACAGTTCAAATTCAAATATGATATGATAGAAAATGTAATCACAGAAGTAAAAAGAACAGATTAAAGGTACCTgtggattatttttttctcaacgAACAAAAGTTAAGTTTGCATTCAAAGCTCTGTGTGTGCCACTGAGGAATAACAAATGTGTTGAGTGCATTTACTTCCTCATAAAACTTGTGGAAGTGCCTCTAGTGGTCAAAAAAGCCCCAGGGTTCCTTTAAGATCCACGTTGCACCCAGTGCTGTTGGGCCAAATGACAGTTTGGGTGTCGAAAAGTGAGATTTTacgaaaaaggaaaaactctAATTTGACTGATATCTGAACATAATGTTTTTTCGAGTTGCTTCTTTGATCACTGTTGACCTTCATCCCATCAGTGTAACTCCTGTGATACTGTATGTGGCCACATGGGAGCAGTGTGTAAAGACACCCAGAGATCATCATTGAGCCATGATCTTGTTTCCCACTGATTTACAATGGACTAAATATGTTGTAGTGTTGACCTGTATTTGGACATATGTATGACCTCATGCCCCAGTCCTGTGCTGTAACCTGCTGACCTTGTTCATCATTTCACTGAACTGTGTAAGGAATTGATTGTGAGAATCTGGAGAGAATCTGAGAAAACAATGGGAGATTATTGACATTTTTCATGACtgaattataaaaatatgtatttttgtttagttgtaaaattattttatttacgATGACCCTCCCCAGTGCATGTAAGCCCTTTGAGATGCAATAAATTCAATGACGGATTGAACTGCCTGTCAAGGACTTTAATTTTCTCTATATGATTGTTATGTCTTATTTAAAGATAATATAATTTGCTTTAGTTCCACCTCATCAACAGCAtctgtatatgtttttttgatTAGTGTGTGTGCAATATCAACTGGGAAATCAAGTCTCAGTGACACAGGCCCATCACCGCAGGTCCTTCATTTTTGTCTTATCCTttagttccttttttttttttaaggatcTCTGAGTTAGAGTCTACTTTTGACACATTATAATTTGTGTCAAAGTTATGTGGAATTATTGCAGTCTAATTGACACATAGAAAACCAGGAGTTATGTTGTATACGCTCTGAACTCCAGCAGGAGAACATTGGTTGGTTTccgagtgtctgtgtgtttgataaaTCTGCCATGTACAGTCTGGTGTACAGGCTGTAATTAAAGTAATTTGTTTTCTGGCCACTTGGGGGACATGACATTGGAGTGGAGACTGGGGCCCCCAAAAATGTCTGCACTGGGGTCCCATGATAATAATTGGGTCTTACATGTAGTGTTCAGTTGCGTGACTTGTGGTGAAACAGACAGAGGTCATATAAAGTACAGTAACCATGGCTGAGGTCTCATAGCGATTGTTACCCACAAACCAGTTATAGTAATGGAAATGATTTTTGTAATCTGgataatcacaaacacacacaagtattaAGCTTAGTTTAATGGGTGGTAGTCTTCAATCTGCATCATTAATTTCAGATCAATTTCAGGTATTTGGTTTTCAAAAAGATTCTCGTATGAATTTTTGGAACATAAACTACATGAAAAATATCACATCCTGGATTgagatttgttattttataaCAATATTACTCTTGTAATCATATTTAGCCCTTAGAATCACAGAAATCTAAACAGCTCAAATAATGTGTTTAATGGTTCAGTCCCATCTGAACGTAACCCAAATATGTAGCCTCACATTAAATACATAGTTACAGTACTAGGCTATCAAAATATATTCTGAGAAGCCCCCGCCACCCCATTCGAatagaaagaaacacacaaaagttTACAATTCCATAAATTAGCACCACGTCTTCTGGATAAGCACCGATATAATTATGTGCACaacaatgaaaccacatttcactGCGTTGCAAGAACAGAGAAAGTATGATGGGAGACtcacaaatctgaaaaaaaaaaacttctatCCAGGATCAATAAGAACCCTTGCTCTATTTTGACAGAATAGAAAAATTGTCTCATTTAAAAAGATAGCTGTAAAAAAACTTCTACATATACACAATGCAAAACACCAGCTCATTACgttaaattgttttaataaaatgtaatctcAATATTTCTATATagttcatttgtaaaaaaaaaaaaaagttaacatttattttttcctggGTCTTTTGTCAAAGCCAATGCATGCAAACTCCTTTACAGTGGTGGAGAACTATTGATCTCCATAAAAATCATAGGTGGAATATACGATGAATGTGACTTGGCTTCACTCACAAACAATTGAAAAAACACGCTTCCCAAACTTATATGTGAAATtgtcaaatcttttttaaaaagagacaaaaacaaggCAAAACTGCAGATCCAATCAACCTGTAAATACATACAATAcatatttttctctgttgtttatttagcaaataaataagaaaagttAAAGAGCCAGTTTAATTTTAGGAGtttgcatgggtgtgtgtgtttgtgtgtgtgttagagtgtttgtgtgcatgtgtgtgtgtgtgtgtgtgtgtgtgtgtgtgtgtgtgtgtgtgtgtgtgtgtgtgtgtgtgtgtgtgtcagtggaggAGGTGTTGTTGGGGGGCACAGGAGGTAACAGGGAGGCAGGAAGAGAAGAGGCAGTCGTTGGGCCCCTGGTTGGTAAAGGAGGTTGGGGGGGCTtagaaaaggtcaaatgtcTCTTAGGTAGTCTGAGGGTTTGGAGTGGGGAGGTGGTTGAGGGGGGGATCCTGTGTTGTCTTAGGCCCCCTGGCACTCACTTGAGTCCCCGTGGACCCAGTAGCAGATCTGAGCATATTTGACGGGTGTTATCCTCACTGCCACGTTGTAATCCTGTTGCATCCCGTTTCCGCTTACGTCCACCCACTGGTGACCGGAGAAAACCCCAATGATCTTCCTCGTCCACTTTTTCATGCCGGGCTCTTTCAGGCGGATGTAGACTCCAGAGCCACTGGAGCCAGGTTTGGCATCACAGTGCTGATAAAGTAAATCATTGGACTCCTCAGACACTGAGCAGAACCGGTAGACCAGGTTGCCAGGCCGGTCATCATCAAAGCCAGAGAAGTGGATCCTCCCAGCGGGGAGCTTCTTGACTGAGGGGATAACACCAAGATCCATGTACTTGACTTTTGGGGCTTTCTTCAGCTCGAGAACAGCGTAGTCATAATCTGCAGCCAGTCCATCAGACACACCTTTGAACCAGCCTTTAGGAATCTGGGTCTGCTTGACCCTGGTCCACCTGAAAGAAGGTTTCTCTGATTCTGCACTTCGCCGACTCCGGCTCTTCCTACCTTTCCCCTTCCCTTTATGATCCCCTTTCCCAACgctctcttccttttcttcgACGTCTTCTTTATCTTTGTCtccctttctcctttttcccTTTCCTCGCCCTCCTTTCCCTTTGCCTCCTTTTCCTCGTCTGGACTTCTCCTTCAGAATACCAACACGTAGCTTCTGCGCTCCGTTTAGGTAATCCTTCCCATCATGAATGCAGTGGGCAGCCGTCAGTACATGTTTAGGTGACACCAGAACCCCAGAACATCCTGTGGAGAGCTTCACAGTGGTGGAGAAGGGATATTTGGTAGAGAACTGCTTATCAGAGATAGTAAAGCGGCTGTCTGTGCCGTAAACCTCCCGTTTATGGCGTGAGCCAGTTGAGGAATTTTTGGACAAGGCTGTCACCTCATTGACACCTTGCACAGAGACTGAGGTAAACGTGCGTGTACCATTTTCGTAGACCGTCTCATAGGACATGAACTGCTCCAGGTCTTGCAGAGATGGTGTAGGGAGGCGACGCTGACACTCGATCCCACAGGTCCCACTTAACTCCGGTTGTGGATGGGCTGAGAAGTTGGGGCTGCTGAGATGCACAGTACGTCTTTTTCTTACCAGAGGCACCTTCCAATGTGGCCAGGTATACTCATCATCGACTGCGTTctcctcagcagctgcagccaacGTCACAGCCAGTACAACCGGTAGCAGGACACACAGGGGTATGGGGCCCATTGTTAAGTTGGGCCTggctctgaaacacaaagaacagtgAGGAAGACTTAGGATAGCTTTTTAATATGGGTTGACGTCATAAATCACTTTGATGAGATCTTCAGCTCTtacagattcagttttttttctttctaacatTGCAACAAAGGaacattttcaccatgtgtGGCACTAGAGACAACAGTGTCAGTCAGTcgtccaccactttggtccacaCTGAAATATGTTCACACTATTACGATGGATTGCCTAGAAATGATGAATATGTATGTATAGCTATGGTCATACGTTAACCTTTATGCTAGTACCACCATTCAGTTGCAGCACCACCATGAGGTTCACATTTTGGGGTTTAATGAAAGGCCTTGATAACTTTCAAGTCCCATTCAGGATGAATTGAGATAACCTATGTTATACTTAGGATTCTTTGCCATCTTCAGGCctaattttttatttgtccaacattttaatttaagaaTAAAGTCCTGCAAAACTAAAGAGATTcctattgttttgtttcatgcAAATTAGCAAATATTAGCATGTTAATACAGTAACCAAGTGAATATTGTAAAGCTGTAAAATATTAGTATATTAGTATTGTCAAAGCTAGAGTATTAGCATTTACAGTAGCTTAAAGCACCAAAATACAGCTTTTCAGATCTGCTAGCATCATGGTAGACTGTTAAATGAACATTCAAATAGTTGAGTAAGATATTACCTCACCTGGTGTAATGACGTAATGTTATAATGCTGTTTTTGCCAACCTTTTTAAAAGGACACTGGTTGTGAGGAGGTCAAACTTGGATAGAGAGGTATAGGGGCATTTCATCTCACACAGGTCCTCAGTTTGAATTGAACATTGCAATTATGTGGCATGCAGTGTGGCTACTAAGATGTTCCAGTGCAGTGTAATCTCTAATTGAAATCAAGCTTCAGTGTTTGCTCCAGTGAAGCAAATAAGATATATATACTGGCACCATGGTAATGGCTCAGAATTCACATCACACCAGTTTGACACCAGTGAGGTGGGTTCATTTGGTTTGATCCACTTTTGAAGATACACTTGTTTCAGCACTGAACATATCTACTTAGTAACAGAGATGATGTTTAGAACTGTATGACaatcaaatgaatgaaacaagAATACTCATCTTTGAGCCCTTTAAACACATAGGAAAACATTTCCCTGAATTGAGAAGGTGCTATATCCAATGTTGATGAGTGAAGAAAAGCTATACAATTCCATTTACAGCCACAGGGAGGCAGTGTAGCCCAGAATATTAGAGAGCACTTTGTGACATTCTAATTGTGGGAGGTAAAATTCCTTTCAAATGCTaaagtttgcagaaaaatgATTGGATTCATTAttgaaaagggggaaaaagccATCTACATATAACATTGTCAAGGTCTTACGACATTTTTCTAGAGTTCTGCTGTGTGGTTTCGAGGAGATTTATGGCCATTGAGTCTGTGGGCCCggagaagcagaggatgaaCCCCGATCCTCTGAATGGGCTGAGACAGTGGCTTGGAGGTTTGCCACAATGGTTAACCTTCCCTCTCAGTAATTACCATATCTGGTTTCCTGCAGCGCTCCACTCCTTGTCCATGCACAGAAATGACATCAAACATGGAGACTGTGCAGGCAGACAGGCTGCCGATTAATGCATCTACTGCTACAGAGTGTGAGGCTGCCAATAATCCTGATAATCCTACAAAAGAAAGTTACAATTTGGGTGCGTTTTAATAGACTCAGCAGACCATCACTTAACTAGAGAGTAGGAGAGCATCAATACGTCAGCGTGGCTGCGGTGATGAAGTCACGCAGGGCGATCCCAAACACAAGGAGAGAAAATCATTTGCTGTTCACTGGGGAGCAGGGGGGAAAATCCAACAGTTAATTTAAGGAGTTCATagtaaaataattgtttattcTGGCTGTTTGTGGGGTTTAAATATATCCAGACAGGCTGACATCTGGTGGGTTAtagagaaaaaatgtttttggggAGCATGGGGCTGCCTCAATTGGCCAGAGAGTCCACTGAGACACATTCCCTTTCAATTAGATGTTAGTGCAGCATGAAAATCAGACATCATCTGGTTGGGCAAAGCTCCCAGGAGACTCACTGCCTCGTACAGTATCACACGAGGACCATATCTGTGCTTTTTCATCTATTGTGGTGATTTAACCCAAATTCAACGTTGTAGTTGAGACGAtgaaagatttttctttttcaattccAGGTTTTGTTTTGCAAGTTCGTGGCTCAGGTGATGGATAGAGCGGGTCGTCAAGGAACCAGAAGGTCAATGGTTCAATGCCAGCCCTCCAATCTCTTCAATCCCGGCtgaaatgtccttgggcaagataatgAAGACCAAATTGTCCCTGACTGACAGTGTATGGGTCATGTGTGATAGAGAacgtgctgcacatagatgcattgtatgaatgggtgaatggcaaaaaaactgtattgtaaagcactttgagaggTCTCAGACAATTTACCATTCAGTTAGTGCCCTGCCATCCAGCTAAGTGTGCCACACAGTCTCcaataaaacataacaacatCTAACCAGTCCGAAACAGACGGTAATAAAATACAAGCCCACAAGAGCTGTAAAACAGTCTCTATAAATGAGAATACAAAAAAGGACCCTGAGTTTCTGCTCAGCTTCACACTCTCACCAACCAGAAATAGACGTAATACAAATCCAGAGGAGAGGCTGCAATTATTCAGCATCGAGTGGAAACTGATATGCTGCCATGATGGCTCTCGGTCGCAGAAGCCGCTAGTTTCAACTCAACTATTTTCCACTGCTGTCAGCTGAACGAGAAGCTGCATGTGCCCTCTCCATCCCTGGGTGGAGGGAGTCACAATAAGCTGCCTAACAGGGCACCCAGGAGACAAAGTGGCCAAAGGATGGCGCTATGGTGCAACTCTCCATGTCCACCACAGCAAACATGGGCATGGATATTGTCTAGTTCAATACCACGTTTATCAGAAgggattattttcatttattttgaccaATTTTCACAGCTTTGAATAAACTTTGTTTCACAGGCACCGTTTAGTGAGTATTTTGAAATCCACAGACTCatccaacaacacacactgttgtgCCCAGTGAAGTCGGATTTCACattcaaatgcaaataaatgcaaatgatCATGAAAGAAATATCCAAATCTTTCAGCTATAGAGTGAAATgagtaaaacaaacatctgaatgTCCACATCTGCATCAGCTTTGTGCGTGGTAAGAAGTAGGGCAATGCATATTTTAATTGCAAAACAACCATGCAAATATATCTGTATTCATGCCTTCAATAAATAACCTCAATGCAAAAGTAATATCACCCAATCCAATAATAAACACTAAAATTACAAACGATTATGTAAATAAGTAATATTGGGCACTACTAAGAAGTTTAAGTCAACTTAAATCCCCACAAAGAAAAGATGCGATATTGCAAACTgggagaaatcaatgaaaaacgaaaacatgaaataaagtACGAGGTAAGTATTTCCCCCACGGCTCCAAGAAGAAGTCGGTAATAACTGTGCGCCATGACGCGTCCTACCTGCTTGCATCCGATTGATGGATAAGTCAAGTCCGCagtgtattgtttgttttgtttccctaaGATACACACAAATATGATCCCAGTAGAAAACACAGTGCGGTGTTAGAGCATCCCAGACGTCCTGGCATCAGCAGCGCTCCCTTCTCCTCATGACTTCttcaaagaggcagagagagagaaagtctcAGCCGGGACGCTGCGCCCAGGCTGCACTTGAtgctgaggagggagggagggaggagggagggagggaggaggggaggaggggggaggaaagaaaaggactgttctttttttccacttgtcACAAAAGCTTCACGTTCAGGAATGGGTgggaccagagagagagagagagagagagagagagagaaagggagagagcatGAAGTAAACGGGCCTGTCTGAGTGGACTGTGAAGGAATTAGCCAACAAAGGCTTGTGAGGGGTTTCCACTCTGAGCAATGAGAGCTTCCACATCTGCTGCACCTTTTTTCAACATGTCCACTCAAGTGTGAAAAACCAAACTCACCCAAATCCAGttagtaaaaaagtaaaaaaaaaaaagagtgaattCTTTTCAACGATGAACAGACATGAAGGtccatttaaataaaaaaacaaccttttattGTCGATATATTCTTGTTTAGATGTCAATATTCACAAGTGTGGAAGATGCATTTGCAGTTTTAGCCACTGCCACTGGGCAAATCTTTGCTAGGCCCAAGCATGCAAAATCT encodes the following:
- the prss35 gene encoding inactive serine protease 35 encodes the protein MGPIPLCVLLPVVLAVTLAAAAEENAVDDEYTWPHWKVPLVRKRRTVHLSSPNFSAHPQPELSGTCGIECQRRLPTPSLQDLEQFMSYETVYENGTRTFTSVSVQGVNEVTALSKNSSTGSRHKREVYGTDSRFTISDKQFSTKYPFSTTVKLSTGCSGVLVSPKHVLTAAHCIHDGKDYLNGAQKLRVGILKEKSRRGKGGKGKGGRGKGKRRKGDKDKEDVEEKEESVGKGDHKGKGKGRKSRSRRSAESEKPSFRWTRVKQTQIPKGWFKGVSDGLAADYDYAVLELKKAPKVKYMDLGVIPSVKKLPAGRIHFSGFDDDRPGNLVYRFCSVSEESNDLLYQHCDAKPGSSGSGVYIRLKEPGMKKWTRKIIGVFSGHQWVDVSGNGMQQDYNVAVRITPVKYAQICYWVHGDSSECQGA